A window of Selenomonas ruminantium subsp. lactilytica TAM6421 contains these coding sequences:
- a CDS encoding MATE family efflux transporter, translating into MTKNLTEGEPSRLILFFTLPLIAGNIFQQLYAFVDTLIVGRFLGVEALAAVGCTGSLMFLMLGFVIGFSTGITIYTGQRYGAKDFAGVRKSAATCAVLSLLEAAALTAFGVPMCRYLLLWMQTPPEIIDGAYSFISIVFGGIVMFVCLQTQTNLLRALGDSRMPTVILATALIINIILEPVAILVLGWGIPGAALATIVAQFLGNVVCYIYICKKVPVLRTHRADWQITRQDLQAHLRLGLPMGFQSSIIAIGAVILQVALNNLGPTAVAAYAAAQKVDSIALMPMMSFGLAMAAYTAQNYGAQKYDRIAEGVKKCSYMSVGFSILAGVLLILSGPYIMELFVGQGQDEVVSMGHEYLIVNGSTYWILSMLFIFRYTLQGLGQSVVPTIAGIMELLMRAGAAIFLCEIWGYFGACVANPMAWAGSCIPLAIAFFWTRRTFRKKYS; encoded by the coding sequence ATGACAAAAAATCTTACGGAGGGTGAGCCGTCCCGGCTCATTCTCTTTTTTACCCTGCCTCTGATTGCGGGCAATATCTTTCAGCAGCTCTACGCCTTTGTGGATACGCTGATTGTCGGACGCTTTCTGGGCGTTGAGGCGCTGGCAGCTGTAGGCTGTACGGGCAGCCTGATGTTCCTGATGTTGGGCTTTGTCATTGGCTTTTCCACAGGCATTACGATCTACACAGGCCAGCGCTATGGGGCCAAGGATTTTGCCGGCGTGCGTAAAAGTGCGGCCACCTGTGCGGTGTTGTCACTTTTGGAGGCGGCTGCGCTGACGGCCTTTGGGGTGCCCATGTGCCGCTATCTGCTGCTCTGGATGCAGACCCCGCCGGAAATCATCGATGGGGCCTATTCCTTCATCAGCATCGTCTTTGGCGGCATCGTGATGTTCGTCTGCCTGCAGACCCAGACGAATCTGCTACGGGCGCTGGGAGACAGCCGTATGCCCACGGTGATTCTGGCCACGGCCCTGATCATCAACATCATTTTGGAGCCGGTGGCCATTCTCGTATTGGGCTGGGGCATTCCTGGCGCAGCGCTGGCCACCATTGTGGCGCAGTTTTTGGGCAATGTGGTCTGCTATATCTATATCTGCAAAAAGGTGCCGGTATTGCGCACACATCGGGCGGACTGGCAGATCACCAGGCAGGATCTGCAGGCTCATTTGCGGCTGGGACTGCCCATGGGGTTCCAGTCTTCCATCATCGCCATCGGCGCAGTTATCCTGCAGGTGGCGTTGAACAACCTGGGGCCCACGGCCGTGGCGGCCTATGCGGCGGCCCAGAAGGTGGATTCCATCGCCCTGATGCCCATGATGTCCTTCGGTCTGGCCATGGCGGCCTATACGGCCCAGAACTATGGTGCCCAGAAGTATGACCGCATTGCTGAGGGCGTGAAGAAGTGCAGCTATATGTCTGTGGGCTTCAGTATTTTAGCTGGTGTGCTGCTGATTCTCTCCGGGCCATATATCATGGAACTGTTTGTGGGGCAGGGACAGGATGAGGTGGTCTCCATGGGCCATGAGTACCTGATTGTCAATGGCTCCACCTATTGGATACTGTCCATGCTCTTTATCTTCCGCTATACGCTCCAAGGATTGGGACAGAGCGTGGTGCCCACCATTGCAGGCATTATGGAACTCCTGATGCGCGCCGGCGCTGCGATTTTTCTCTGCGAGATCTGGGGCTACTTCGGCGCCTGCGTGGCCAATCCCATGGCCTGGGCCGGCTCCTGCATTCCGCTGGCCATTGCCTTCTTCTGGACGCGGCGGACGTTTCGGAAAAAGTATAGCTAA
- a CDS encoding GNAT family N-acetyltransferase, with amino-acid sequence MAEILITGPRLRLRRADTADLDYIIDLEYAEDNLPFIVPFDRAFHENIMTKGEASMDVIIEETATGEKVGYFMVAGLKTEAKEMEWTHVIVGKKGLGYGHEAMKLIKKWCFEVKKFHRAWLDCKDYNERALHLYESEGMVREGLIRETIVTNGVYENLVILGILDREYTARQEAGLEL; translated from the coding sequence ATGGCAGAGATTTTGATTACGGGGCCAAGGCTCAGACTGCGGCGGGCTGATACAGCAGACCTTGACTATATCATCGATTTGGAATATGCGGAGGATAATCTTCCGTTTATTGTGCCCTTCGATCGGGCGTTTCATGAGAATATCATGACCAAGGGCGAGGCTTCCATGGATGTGATCATCGAGGAAACAGCTACCGGGGAAAAAGTGGGGTATTTTATGGTGGCGGGCCTCAAGACGGAAGCAAAGGAAATGGAATGGACGCATGTGATCGTGGGCAAGAAGGGCCTGGGATATGGCCATGAGGCCATGAAGTTGATCAAGAAATGGTGCTTTGAGGTGAAAAAATTTCATCGGGCCTGGCTGGACTGCAAGGATTATAACGAACGGGCGCTGCATCTGTATGAAAGCGAGGGCATGGTGCGGGAAGGCCTGATCCGGGAAACCATTGTCACGAATGGTGTCTATGAAAATCTGGTGATTTTGGGGATTCTGGACCGGGAATATACGGCGCGCCAGGAGGCCGGTCTGGAACTGTAA
- a CDS encoding AtpZ/AtpI family protein has translation MSKPEESGLKQAIKAFSILGGVGIYLVVFVGICGYLGALAGDYLGMDHAGRIIGIIAGFPAAFYTLYRQLKHNELL, from the coding sequence ATGAGTAAGCCTGAGGAAAGCGGTCTCAAGCAGGCTATCAAGGCCTTTTCTATCTTAGGCGGCGTAGGCATATATCTGGTTGTCTTCGTGGGTATCTGCGGCTATTTGGGGGCATTGGCTGGAGATTATCTGGGAATGGACCATGCCGGCAGGATCATCGGCATTATCGCCGGTTTTCCCGCAGCGTTCTATACGCTCTATCGGCAATTGAAACATAACGAATTACTATAG
- the wecB gene encoding non-hydrolyzing UDP-N-acetylglucosamine 2-epimerase — protein sequence MDKKKIKVMTVFGTRPEAIKMAPIVLELQKHPDKITPVVAVTAQHREMLDQVLGLFHITPDHDLDIMAQGQTLFDITSKAMMGLDKVLEAEKPDIVLVHGDTTTTFAGALAAYYHQTTVGHVEAGLRTHDKYSPFPEEMNRKLTGCIADLNFAPTETSENNLLAENVKPESIFVTGNTVIDALHHTVKDDFRFEDELLQNIDFEHKRIILVTTHRRENLGEPMRHVYKALRQLTEEFDDVEVVFPVHKNPKVREVVREELGGLAKVHLIDPLDYEPFANLMHKAHLILTDSGGVQEEAPALGKPVLVLRDTTERPEAVAAGTVKLIGTDRDVVYNEAKTLLTDEKAYNRMAESVNPYGDGKASQRIIQAILYHYGLADGRPDVFDGK from the coding sequence ATGGATAAAAAGAAAATCAAGGTTATGACGGTGTTTGGTACCCGTCCTGAGGCAATCAAGATGGCGCCCATCGTGCTGGAGCTCCAGAAGCATCCGGACAAGATCACGCCGGTGGTGGCTGTAACGGCCCAGCACAGAGAGATGCTGGATCAGGTATTGGGGCTTTTCCATATCACGCCGGATCATGACCTTGATATCATGGCACAGGGACAGACCCTCTTTGACATCACCTCCAAGGCTATGATGGGACTCGATAAGGTGTTGGAGGCAGAAAAGCCGGATATCGTGCTGGTACATGGCGATACGACCACGACCTTTGCCGGGGCATTGGCTGCCTATTATCATCAGACTACGGTGGGGCATGTGGAAGCAGGCCTGCGCACTCATGACAAATACAGCCCCTTCCCGGAGGAAATGAACCGCAAGCTCACGGGGTGCATTGCGGATCTGAACTTTGCTCCCACGGAAACCTCTGAAAACAATCTGCTGGCAGAAAACGTCAAGCCGGAAAGTATCTTCGTCACGGGTAATACCGTAATCGATGCCCTGCACCATACGGTCAAGGACGATTTCCGCTTCGAGGATGAGCTGTTGCAGAATATCGACTTTGAGCACAAGCGCATCATCCTCGTGACCACCCATCGCCGGGAAAACCTCGGTGAGCCCATGCGCCATGTCTACAAAGCCCTGCGTCAGCTTACGGAAGAATTCGACGATGTGGAAGTGGTCTTCCCCGTACATAAGAACCCGAAGGTTCGCGAAGTGGTCCGGGAGGAACTGGGGGGACTTGCCAAGGTCCATCTGATCGATCCACTGGACTATGAACCCTTCGCCAATCTCATGCACAAAGCCCATCTGATCCTCACGGATTCCGGTGGAGTGCAGGAAGAAGCTCCGGCCTTGGGCAAACCCGTGTTGGTACTGCGGGACACTACGGAGCGTCCGGAAGCTGTAGCAGCAGGCACGGTGAAACTCATTGGTACGGACCGGGATGTGGTCTATAACGAAGCCAAAACTCTGCTGACGGACGAAAAGGCCTACAACCGCATGGCAGAATCCGTCAACCCCTATGGCGACGGCAAGGCCTCCCAGCGCATCATTCAGGCCATCCTCTATCATTATGGGCTGGCTGACGGACGGCCGGATGTATTTGATGGCAAATGA
- a CDS encoding YdcF family protein, with protein MVYLLKFGAGWILPPGIFFLALWFVAWRLYKKREKRLAGVLAALVFVFYLACTQFVSERLMGALESAYEPPANPQGDVIIMLGGGAYPDTPDVSGWGTLCSSPANRLLTAVRLQRQLDLPIILSGGQVYSDSGPEAVIAKRILMDLGVPEDKILVEGRSVNTTQNAQFSAEIMRERGLTQPILVTSAFHMRRSVLNFEKQGIEVTAYPADYRTNTRHDFHYNKLKPSVGALDDNVIVMQEVLRAFVTRYLE; from the coding sequence ATGGTTTATTTACTGAAGTTTGGGGCCGGGTGGATACTGCCGCCGGGGATATTCTTCCTGGCGCTGTGGTTTGTGGCCTGGCGGTTGTATAAGAAAAGAGAAAAGAGGCTGGCGGGTGTGCTTGCGGCTTTGGTGTTTGTATTTTATCTGGCATGTACGCAGTTTGTGTCCGAGCGGTTGATGGGAGCGCTGGAGTCTGCCTATGAGCCGCCGGCAAATCCCCAGGGGGATGTGATCATCATGCTGGGGGGCGGAGCCTATCCGGATACGCCGGATGTCAGTGGCTGGGGGACTTTGTGTTCCTCGCCTGCCAACCGCCTGCTGACGGCGGTGCGGCTGCAGCGTCAGCTGGATTTGCCCATCATCCTTTCCGGGGGGCAGGTCTACAGCGATTCCGGGCCGGAGGCCGTGATTGCCAAGCGTATCCTGATGGATCTGGGCGTGCCGGAGGATAAGATCCTTGTGGAGGGCAGAAGCGTCAATACCACCCAGAATGCGCAGTTTTCTGCAGAGATCATGCGGGAAAGGGGGCTGACACAACCGATTTTGGTGACGTCTGCCTTCCATATGCGCCGTTCGGTGTTGAACTTCGAGAAGCAGGGGATAGAGGTTACAGCTTATCCTGCTGACTACCGGACGAATACGAGACATGATTTTCATTACAACAAGTTAAAGCCCAGCGTGGGTGCATTGGATGACAATGTGATTGTGATGCAGGAAGTCCTGCGGGCTTTTGTTACGAGGTATCTGGAATGA
- a CDS encoding ATP-binding protein: MYNLTAGLIIYRDLPKDAILWQMADICRSFQADAYETAELRGLVLQQVNRLLDTATRYGFDGNLWHCYLAFLLAASEAPFTLVCEKRGGVDGSVQVFAENDFYIFKQLWDYDFSPLEKALGLNCFRVISNYRAVAKPAQIYNKSVSEKVRELTSSIDGAKDASAMYKVVTDFYAKYGVGMLGLNKAFRVSPEIEVTGQLLEPITTTGDIRLTDIVGYESQKKRLAANTEAFVQGRKANNVLLYGDAGTGKSTSIKAILNEYYDQGLRMIEVYKHEFKYLQRIIARIKNRNYKFIIYMDDLSFEEFEIEYKYLKAVIEGGLEVKPDNILIYATSNRRHLIKERVDDRPDFIDPDLHQNDTVQEKLSLADRFGLSIGYFKPNQKEYFRIVEDLAARHPEIKLSAEELRAGAVKWEMSHSGLSGRAAQQYINSLLSEAAES; the protein is encoded by the coding sequence ATGTACAATCTGACGGCGGGACTCATTATTTATCGTGATTTGCCTAAGGATGCGATTCTGTGGCAGATGGCGGATATTTGCCGAAGTTTTCAGGCCGATGCCTATGAAACGGCAGAACTGCGTGGCTTGGTGCTTCAGCAGGTGAACCGCCTGCTGGATACAGCTACCCGCTACGGCTTTGATGGCAACCTTTGGCATTGTTATCTGGCTTTTTTGCTGGCTGCCAGTGAGGCACCCTTCACATTGGTCTGCGAAAAGCGGGGGGGCGTGGATGGCAGTGTGCAGGTCTTTGCCGAGAACGATTTCTACATTTTCAAACAGCTTTGGGACTATGATTTTTCCCCGCTGGAAAAGGCCCTGGGACTGAATTGCTTCCGTGTCATCAGCAATTATCGGGCGGTGGCCAAGCCGGCGCAGATCTATAATAAAAGTGTCAGCGAAAAGGTACGGGAATTGACGTCATCCATTGATGGAGCCAAGGATGCATCAGCCATGTACAAAGTGGTGACGGACTTTTATGCGAAATACGGCGTAGGCATGCTGGGGCTCAATAAGGCCTTTCGCGTATCGCCGGAAATCGAGGTGACGGGGCAGCTTTTGGAGCCCATTACCACCACCGGCGACATCCGCCTGACGGATATTGTAGGCTATGAGAGCCAGAAAAAGCGCCTGGCGGCTAATACCGAGGCTTTTGTACAGGGACGCAAGGCCAATAATGTGCTGCTCTATGGTGATGCCGGTACGGGGAAATCCACCAGCATCAAGGCTATCCTCAATGAGTATTATGATCAGGGCCTGCGCATGATTGAGGTCTATAAGCATGAGTTCAAGTATCTGCAGCGCATCATCGCCCGGATCAAGAATCGCAATTACAAGTTCATCATCTATATGGATGATCTGTCCTTCGAGGAATTTGAGATCGAGTACAAGTACCTGAAAGCGGTCATCGAAGGCGGTCTGGAGGTCAAACCGGACAACATCCTGATCTATGCTACGAGCAACCGGCGCCATCTGATCAAGGAGAGGGTGGATGATCGGCCGGACTTCATCGATCCGGATCTGCATCAGAACGATACGGTGCAGGAGAAACTTTCGTTGGCGGACCGCTTTGGTTTGTCCATCGGTTACTTCAAGCCGAATCAGAAGGAATATTTCCGGATTGTGGAAGACCTGGCTGCACGTCATCCGGAGATAAAGCTTTCGGCAGAGGAACTGCGGGCAGGTGCCGTGAAGTGGGAAATGAGCCATTCCGGCTTGTCGGGCAGGGCTGCCCAGCAGTATATCAATTCGTTGCTTAGTGAAGCAGCGGAATCGTAA
- a CDS encoding glycosyltransferase family 4 protein, whose translation MPEYMLAFVIAAGVALAITPGVIFLAAKTGAMDAPDARKVHKRPIPRIGGLGIYAAFMVAILGIMQFIEVEPEVLFEVTGLLLGGSLIVLVGIIDDYKNLPAKVKLVGQIIAAAVLVIVFDVRIDFITDPFGDFIYTEWLAIPATIFWIVGITNTVNLIDGLDGLAAGVSTIAATTIFLVALQQNIMLVAVLTAALAGAAFGFLYYNFNPARIFMGDSGSLFLGYMLAGISVIGAVKCAATIALIVPILALGLPILDTTFAIVRRYRGGVPIFKPDKGHLHHRLMDLGFSQRQAVLLMYVISALLGLSAVALTEVSYQFAIAIVCLVVALVLFGAKKIGIFHMNDSAQQH comes from the coding sequence GTGTAGCCTTGGCTATCACGCCTGGTGTGATTTTCCTGGCGGCCAAGACGGGAGCCATGGATGCTCCTGATGCGAGAAAAGTACATAAGCGACCGATCCCCCGCATTGGCGGGCTCGGGATTTATGCGGCCTTTATGGTGGCAATCTTAGGGATTATGCAGTTCATTGAAGTGGAACCGGAAGTCCTCTTTGAAGTGACCGGTCTGCTTTTGGGAGGTTCCTTGATCGTGCTGGTGGGGATTATCGACGATTATAAGAACCTGCCGGCCAAGGTGAAATTGGTGGGGCAGATCATTGCCGCCGCCGTGCTGGTCATCGTCTTTGATGTGCGGATTGACTTCATTACCGATCCCTTTGGGGACTTCATCTACACGGAATGGCTGGCTATTCCTGCGACAATTTTCTGGATTGTGGGCATCACCAATACGGTGAACCTGATTGACGGCCTCGATGGTCTGGCCGCCGGTGTTTCCACCATTGCCGCCACCACCATCTTCCTGGTGGCCCTGCAGCAGAATATCATGCTGGTGGCCGTGCTGACGGCAGCACTTGCCGGTGCCGCTTTTGGCTTCCTGTATTATAACTTCAACCCGGCCCGCATTTTCATGGGCGATTCTGGCAGCCTGTTCCTGGGCTATATGCTGGCAGGTATTTCGGTGATTGGCGCGGTGAAATGTGCCGCTACCATTGCTTTGATTGTGCCCATTCTGGCCTTAGGTTTGCCGATCCTCGACACCACCTTTGCCATCGTGCGTCGCTATCGCGGAGGCGTGCCTATCTTCAAGCCGGATAAGGGACATCTCCATCATCGTTTGATGGATCTGGGCTTCAGCCAGCGTCAGGCAGTGTTGCTGATGTATGTAATCAGTGCCTTGCTGGGCCTTAGTGCAGTGGCCCTGACGGAGGTCAGCTATCAGTTTGCTATTGCCATTGTGTGCCTGGTGGTGGCATTGGTGCTCTTTGGCGCCAAGAAGATTGGCATTTTCCATATGAATGATTCGGCACAACAGCATTGA
- a CDS encoding 3'-5' exonuclease, with protein MKYVVIDLEMNPVDREFRDVKRHMKEEVIEFGAVRLDENFQQEAEFQCYVEPEYGKIKKHIVELTGIKQEMVAGQGHYAEAFARFVEWIGEEETKIYSWSMSDIKQLKKECRFKLPDFDVKWLDARWVDLQQEFDNRLGLHNSLALKHALGAMDHKFEGTQHTALADAVNTSAILVLMQDEEKFRRTMQPVLDILEPQEDLASSIGDLCPDLLKLKGSFEA; from the coding sequence ATGAAATATGTGGTTATCGATTTGGAAATGAATCCTGTGGATCGGGAATTCCGTGATGTGAAGCGCCATATGAAGGAAGAGGTTATTGAATTCGGTGCTGTGCGCCTGGATGAGAATTTCCAGCAGGAAGCGGAGTTCCAATGCTATGTGGAACCAGAGTATGGCAAGATCAAGAAGCATATTGTGGAACTTACTGGTATAAAGCAGGAGATGGTGGCCGGTCAGGGCCATTATGCCGAGGCTTTCGCCCGCTTTGTGGAGTGGATTGGCGAGGAAGAGACGAAAATCTACTCCTGGAGCATGTCGGATATCAAGCAGCTCAAGAAGGAATGTCGCTTCAAACTGCCGGATTTCGATGTGAAGTGGCTGGACGCGCGCTGGGTGGATCTCCAACAGGAGTTCGATAATCGCCTGGGGCTGCATAACAGCCTGGCTTTGAAGCATGCTTTGGGGGCTATGGATCACAAGTTCGAGGGAACCCAGCATACCGCCTTGGCCGATGCTGTCAATACCAGTGCGATTCTGGTGCTGATGCAGGATGAGGAAAAGTTCCGCCGTACCATGCAGCCGGTGCTGGATATCTTAGAACCGCAGGAGGATCTGGCCAGTTCCATCGGAGATCTGTGTCCGGATCTGCTGAAACTGAAGGGCAGTTTCGAAGCGTGA